Proteins found in one Sporosarcina jeotgali genomic segment:
- a CDS encoding sigma-70 family RNA polymerase sigma factor: MPSENKSFPDRKQEEWLEQLMDQYGNRLTNLAFSYLKDWGRAQEVVQDVFVTCFQRAHQLEEIRSIEAWLYRITINRCKDVLKSSWIKRVIVGSTLFQFLRSKEPTPQDYMLQNSNDEQLAQCVLALPLTYREVILLYYYEDLTVPEISELLNVNQNTLRTRLKRGREKLAQLLEGGDPNER, from the coding sequence ATGCCTAGTGAGAACAAATCCTTTCCAGATCGGAAGCAAGAGGAATGGCTCGAACAATTGATGGACCAATACGGAAACCGGTTGACGAATCTTGCGTTCAGTTACCTCAAAGATTGGGGTCGAGCGCAGGAAGTTGTCCAAGATGTATTCGTGACATGTTTTCAGCGAGCGCATCAACTGGAGGAAATTCGTTCCATAGAAGCTTGGCTGTATCGGATTACCATTAATCGATGTAAAGATGTGTTGAAAAGTTCGTGGATTAAGCGTGTGATTGTGGGGAGTACGCTTTTTCAGTTTCTTCGATCTAAAGAGCCGACCCCACAGGATTACATGCTTCAAAACAGTAACGATGAACAGCTGGCGCAATGCGTGCTCGCACTTCCACTTACGTATCGAGAAGTCATTTTGCTCTATTATTACGAGGATCTGACAGTACCCGAAATTAGCGAACTGCTGAACGTCAACCAAAACACTCTTCGGACCCGGTTAAAAAGGGGCCGGGAAAAATTAGCGCAATTGCTGGAAGGCGGGGATCCGAATGAACGATAA